A stretch of Hydractinia symbiolongicarpus strain clone_291-10 chromosome 9, HSymV2.1, whole genome shotgun sequence DNA encodes these proteins:
- the LOC130656371 gene encoding sodium/calcium exchanger 1-like isoform X2: protein MSFKSYFHEVIVVVTIILCVCSSVSSTKNGTCDKVNIRCRNGVILPAWVTPGNAGGTARTAARAFVYLISMFFFFLGISIISDRFMASIEIITSKEKDITIKDHITGKKQLVTIKVWNETVSNLTLMALGSSAPEILLSVIEIIGRGFEAGELGPSTVVGSAAFNLFIITAVCVSVLPPGEVRRIKHLRVFAFTATCSVFAYVWMYIILSVSSPGVIEVWEGIVTLLCFPGMVLVAYLIDVKINFYRYLRKKIRKQKKHGHTVIQTGDGDVLAVVSVKDAKADTEKNHTEFDSLDNKDIELLAYREGDDPEQHMNEKKRIAMEAYHRARSKAPDADATTLQHLVEQENMKLQHKSRAFYRIQATHRMTGQGNILKLKSDKNLEEKKGGPSKEQGLQIELEEINANAKNVETDGTCIYFQPSEYTVVESCGICYLTVVRTGKDVYCTVHVDYETSDGTADAGQDYEQAKGTLTFKPGDKSKKIAIKIIDDDIFELDEYFFCKLTAIRGESTKPSITIAQPDTATITVLDDDYPGVFTLEHEKYEVMETVGVLTVRVVRLIGARGVIRVPYHTEEGSAKGGGEDFEDCIGEVEFGDEETVKSVEVQIVDREEYEKHRVFSVVLGEPKMVRCETAHISNLDSIENDELRKILEAGKPALGDHTRCDVHVVECKEFKKTIDNMLGRANMATFLQSSSWAEQFKEAFQVEAGGDDDDDDDEGDAEPTYSDYVMHYLSLFWKVLFAFIPPTDIWGGWACFWSSICMIGLLTAVTGDIASHFGCTVGLADSVVAISFVALGTSLPDTFASKVATISDETADGSIGNVTGSNSVNVFLGIGLAWSVAAIFHTANGDEFKVASGSLGFSVMIFCIEAVVCIAALMFRRYHRDIGSELGGPSGWRKISSAFFALLWIIYIVLSALETYCHINVNI from the exons ATGTCTTTCAAGAGCTATTTTCATGAAGTGATTGTGGTCGTCACCATAATATTATGCGTTTGTTCTAGTGTCAGTAGCACTAAGAACGGGACGTGTGATAAGGTAAATATTCGGTGCCGTAATGGCGTTATTTTACCTGCATGGGTCACACCTGGTAATGCTGGTGGTACCGCAAGGACTGCTGCAAgagcttttgtttatttaatatctatgtttttctttttccttggcATTTCAATTATTTCTGATCGCTTTATGGCGTCTATTGAAATCATTACATCCAAAGAGAAAGACATTACTATCAAAGATCATATTACTGGAAAAAAACAATTAGTAACAATTAAAGTATGGAATGAGACTGTATCTAACTTAACATTAATGGCTTTAGGAAGCTCAGCACCAGAAATTTTGCTCTCGGTTATTGAAATTATTGGGCGTGGTTTTGAAGCTGGTGAATTAGGCCCTTCAACTGTTGTAGGATCGGCtgcttttaatttatttataattaCAGCGGTTTGCGTGTCCGTGTTGCCACCGGGCGAAGTGCGTCGCATCAAACATTTAAGAGTGTTTGCATTTACTGCAACCTGTTCCGTATTTGCTTATGTTTGGATGTACATCATATTATCTGTTTCAAGTCCGGGTGTCATCGAAGTCTGGGAAGGAATCGTGACATTGCTTTGCTTTCCAGGCATGGTTTTAGTAGCCTACCTGATAGAcgttaaaatcaatttttaccgTTATCTTCGCAAGAAGATACGTAAGCAAAAGAAACATGGGCATACCGTTATTCAAACAGGTGATGGAGATGTTTTGGCTGTGGTGTCGGTTAAAGATGCTAAAGCTGATACTGAAAAAAATCATACTGAGTTTGATTCTCTTGATAATAAAGACATAGAGTTATTAGCATATAGAGAAGGCGACGATCCTGAGCAACATATGAATGAGAAAAAACGAATAGCTATGGAAGCATATcatagagctagaagtaaagctCCAGATGCTGATGCTACGACATTACAGCATTTAGTTGAACAAGAAAACATGAAACTTCAACATAAAAGTCGTGCATTTTATAGAATACAAGCTACGCATCGCATGACTGGTCAAGGAAACATTTTGAAACTAAAGTCAGATAAaaatttggaagaaaaaaaaggCGGGCCAAGTAAAGAGCAGGGTTTACAAATTGAACTAGAAGAGATAAACGCTAATGCTAAGAATGTTGAGACTGATGGCACGTGTATTTACTTTCAGCCTTCGGAATATACCGTAGTTGAAAGCTGCGGTATTTGCTATCTGACTGTTGTCCGAACTGGAAAAGACGTCTATTGTACAGTTCATGTTGATTATGAAACCTCAGATGGAACTGCCGATGCAGGACAAGATTACGAACAAGCTAAAGGTACTCTCACGTTTAAACCAGGAGATAAATCAAAGAAAATTGCTATCAAAATTATCGATGATGATATTTTTGAATTGGATGAATATTTCTTTTGCAAACTTACCGCCATCCGTGGAGAAAGCACGAAGCCAAGTATCACTATCGCTCAACCTGACACGGCGACAATTACTGTGTTGGATGATGATTACCCGGGTGTTTTTACTTTGGAACATGAGAAATATGAAGTGATGGAAACGGTGGGTGTTTTAACCGTACGTGTCGTTCGTTTAATTGGAGCAAGAGGGGTTATTCGTGTACCGTATCATACAGAAGAAGGTAGCGCTAAAGGAGGAGGCGAGGATTTTGAAGATTGTATTGGGGAAGTGGAATTTGGGGACGAGGAAACAGT CAAATCCGTTGAAGTCCAGATTGTCGACCGAGAGGAATATGAAAAACATAGAGTGTTCAGCGTTGTGCTTGGAGAACCGAAGATGGTACGCTGCGAGACTGCACACATATCAAATTTAGACTCGATTGAGAATGACGAGCTTCGAAAGATTCTAGAGGCTGGAAAACCTGCATTGG GAGATCATACGCGATGTGATGTACACGTAGTCGAATGCAAAGAATTTAAGAAGACTATAGATAACATGCTAGGACGAGCAAACATGGCAACTTTCTTGCAATCAAGCTCCTGGGCAGAACAATTCAAAGAAGCCTTCCAAGTGGAAGCAGGtggtgatgacgatgatgatgatgatgaaggaGATGCGGAACCGACTTATTCTGACTACGTTatgcattatttatcattattttggaaagtATTATTTGCCTTTATACCACCAACAGATATTTGGGGTGGGTGGGCATGTTTCTGGTCATCGATTTGCATGATTGGATTATTAACAGCTGTAACTGGTGATATTGCATCTCATTTTGGTTGTACTGTTGGTTTGGCAGATAGTGTGGTGGCTATATCATTTGTGGCTTTAGGAACAAGTCTGCCAG ATACATTCGCCAGTAAAGTTGCAACCATAAGTGATGAGACTGCAGATGGTTCTATTGGCAACGTGACAGGTTCAAATTCTGTAAATGTATTTCTTGGAATTGGTTTGGCATGGTCGGTTGCGGCAATATTCCATACTGCTAATGGAGATGAATTCAAGGTAGCATCTGGATCATTGGGTTTTTCAGTAATGATATTTTGCATCGAAGCTGTGGTCTGTATTGCAGCTTTAATGTTTAGAAGATATCATAGAGACATTGGTTCTGAGTTGGGTGGACCATCTGGGTGGCGTAAAATTAGCAGTGCATTTTTTGCTTTACTTTGGatcatttatatcgtcctgtctGCATTAGAAACCTATTGTCATATTAATGTTAatatttaa
- the LOC130656371 gene encoding sodium/calcium exchanger 1-like isoform X1 produces the protein MSFKSYFHEVIVVVTIILCVCSSVSSTKNGTCDKVNIRCRNGVILPAWVTPGNAGGTARTAARAFVYLISMFFFFLGISIISDRFMASIEIITSKEKDITIKDHITGKKQLVTIKVWNETVSNLTLMALGSSAPEILLSVIEIIGRGFEAGELGPSTVVGSAAFNLFIITAVCVSVLPPGEVRRIKHLRVFAFTATCSVFAYVWMYIILSVSSPGVIEVWEGIVTLLCFPGMVLVAYLIDVKINFYRYLRKKIRKQKKHGHTVIQTGDGDVLAVVSVKDAKADTEKNHTEFDSLDNKDIELLAYREGDDPEQHMNEKKRIAMEAYHRARSKAPDADATTLQHLVEQENMKLQHKSRAFYRIQATHRMTGQGNILKLKSDKNLEEKKGGPSKEQGLQIELEEINANAKNVETDGTCIYFQPSEYTVVESCGICYLTVVRTGKDVYCTVHVDYETSDGTADAGQDYEQAKGTLTFKPGDKSKKIAIKIIDDDIFELDEYFFCKLTAIRGESTKPSITIAQPDTATITVLDDDYPGVFTLEHEKYEVMETVGVLTVRVVRLIGARGVIRVPYHTEEGSAKGGGEDFEDCIGEVEFGDEETVKSVEVQIVDREEYEKHRVFSVVLGEPKMVRCETAHISNLDSIENDELRKILEAGKPALGDHTRCDVHVVECKEFKKTIDNMLGRANMATFLQSSSWAEQFKEAFQVEAGGDDDDDDDEGDAEPTYSDYVMHYLSLFWKVLFAFIPPTDIWGGWACFWSSICMIGLLTAVTGDIASHFGCTVGLADSVVAISFVALGTSLPDTFASKVATINDETADSSIGNVTGSNSVNVFLGIGAAWSLAAIYHAADGNSFKVEPGSLGFSVLIFCVEALICIGVMMYRRFNPNIAAELGGPKHARIITSTFCCGLWIVYVLLSALQAYCHIDVDF, from the exons ATGTCTTTCAAGAGCTATTTTCATGAAGTGATTGTGGTCGTCACCATAATATTATGCGTTTGTTCTAGTGTCAGTAGCACTAAGAACGGGACGTGTGATAAGGTAAATATTCGGTGCCGTAATGGCGTTATTTTACCTGCATGGGTCACACCTGGTAATGCTGGTGGTACCGCAAGGACTGCTGCAAgagcttttgtttatttaatatctatgtttttctttttccttggcATTTCAATTATTTCTGATCGCTTTATGGCGTCTATTGAAATCATTACATCCAAAGAGAAAGACATTACTATCAAAGATCATATTACTGGAAAAAAACAATTAGTAACAATTAAAGTATGGAATGAGACTGTATCTAACTTAACATTAATGGCTTTAGGAAGCTCAGCACCAGAAATTTTGCTCTCGGTTATTGAAATTATTGGGCGTGGTTTTGAAGCTGGTGAATTAGGCCCTTCAACTGTTGTAGGATCGGCtgcttttaatttatttataattaCAGCGGTTTGCGTGTCCGTGTTGCCACCGGGCGAAGTGCGTCGCATCAAACATTTAAGAGTGTTTGCATTTACTGCAACCTGTTCCGTATTTGCTTATGTTTGGATGTACATCATATTATCTGTTTCAAGTCCGGGTGTCATCGAAGTCTGGGAAGGAATCGTGACATTGCTTTGCTTTCCAGGCATGGTTTTAGTAGCCTACCTGATAGAcgttaaaatcaatttttaccgTTATCTTCGCAAGAAGATACGTAAGCAAAAGAAACATGGGCATACCGTTATTCAAACAGGTGATGGAGATGTTTTGGCTGTGGTGTCGGTTAAAGATGCTAAAGCTGATACTGAAAAAAATCATACTGAGTTTGATTCTCTTGATAATAAAGACATAGAGTTATTAGCATATAGAGAAGGCGACGATCCTGAGCAACATATGAATGAGAAAAAACGAATAGCTATGGAAGCATATcatagagctagaagtaaagctCCAGATGCTGATGCTACGACATTACAGCATTTAGTTGAACAAGAAAACATGAAACTTCAACATAAAAGTCGTGCATTTTATAGAATACAAGCTACGCATCGCATGACTGGTCAAGGAAACATTTTGAAACTAAAGTCAGATAAaaatttggaagaaaaaaaaggCGGGCCAAGTAAAGAGCAGGGTTTACAAATTGAACTAGAAGAGATAAACGCTAATGCTAAGAATGTTGAGACTGATGGCACGTGTATTTACTTTCAGCCTTCGGAATATACCGTAGTTGAAAGCTGCGGTATTTGCTATCTGACTGTTGTCCGAACTGGAAAAGACGTCTATTGTACAGTTCATGTTGATTATGAAACCTCAGATGGAACTGCCGATGCAGGACAAGATTACGAACAAGCTAAAGGTACTCTCACGTTTAAACCAGGAGATAAATCAAAGAAAATTGCTATCAAAATTATCGATGATGATATTTTTGAATTGGATGAATATTTCTTTTGCAAACTTACCGCCATCCGTGGAGAAAGCACGAAGCCAAGTATCACTATCGCTCAACCTGACACGGCGACAATTACTGTGTTGGATGATGATTACCCGGGTGTTTTTACTTTGGAACATGAGAAATATGAAGTGATGGAAACGGTGGGTGTTTTAACCGTACGTGTCGTTCGTTTAATTGGAGCAAGAGGGGTTATTCGTGTACCGTATCATACAGAAGAAGGTAGCGCTAAAGGAGGAGGCGAGGATTTTGAAGATTGTATTGGGGAAGTGGAATTTGGGGACGAGGAAACAGT CAAATCCGTTGAAGTCCAGATTGTCGACCGAGAGGAATATGAAAAACATAGAGTGTTCAGCGTTGTGCTTGGAGAACCGAAGATGGTACGCTGCGAGACTGCACACATATCAAATTTAGACTCGATTGAGAATGACGAGCTTCGAAAGATTCTAGAGGCTGGAAAACCTGCATTGG GAGATCATACGCGATGTGATGTACACGTAGTCGAATGCAAAGAATTTAAGAAGACTATAGATAACATGCTAGGACGAGCAAACATGGCAACTTTCTTGCAATCAAGCTCCTGGGCAGAACAATTCAAAGAAGCCTTCCAAGTGGAAGCAGGtggtgatgacgatgatgatgatgatgaaggaGATGCGGAACCGACTTATTCTGACTACGTTatgcattatttatcattattttggaaagtATTATTTGCCTTTATACCACCAACAGATATTTGGGGTGGGTGGGCATGTTTCTGGTCATCGATTTGCATGATTGGATTATTAACAGCTGTAACTGGTGATATTGCATCTCATTTTGGTTGTACTGTTGGTTTGGCAGATAGTGTGGTGGCTATATCATTTGTGGCTTTAGGAACAAGTCTGCCAG ACACATTTGCCAGTAAGGTTGCAACAATCAACGATGAAACCGCAGACTCATCTATTGGTAATGTTACTGGTTCAAACTCAGTCAATGTTTTTCTTGGTATCGGAGCAGCCTGGTCGTTAGCAGCTATTTATCATGCAGCAGATGGAAATAGTTTTAAAGTTGAGCCTGGTTCATTAGGTTTCTCTGtgcttatattttgtgtagAGGCCTTAATTTGTATCGGCGTGATGATGTACCGACGTTTTAATCCTAATATCGCCGCTGAATTAGGCGGGCCAAAACACGCTCGAATAATCACTTCGACATTTTGTTGTGGCTTGTGGATAGTTTATGTTTTGTTGTCCGCCCTTCAAGCATATTGCCATATAGATGTCGATTTTTAG